One part of the Quercus lobata isolate SW786 chromosome 7, ValleyOak3.0 Primary Assembly, whole genome shotgun sequence genome encodes these proteins:
- the LOC115951994 gene encoding uncharacterized protein LOC115951994 encodes MDLPPPQVFLEYLRVSNFEVLDSQLVAEWVAGLLLYQHVHNPNPTPNSNYGPLMSNIPLFERIEAFISYEDHVLAVNSSNIMPQWGRHGISTISVKFSTKDLEEDQREVKDWVLEDIRKDRENGVVIFGMEIVVWTRGYKRSFWARCPNLKVDFNQPEWEAAWPRRCHVSKWYHPLNTLYR; translated from the coding sequence ATGGATCTTCCACCCCCTCAAGTCTTTCTTGAATATCTCAGGGTTTCCAACTTTGAAGTGTTGGATTCGCAATTGGTTGCTGAATGGGTAGCCGGATTACTACTTTACCAACACGTACATAACCCGAACCCGACCCCGAACTCTAACTATGGCCCACTTATGTCGAATATTCCACTCTTCGAACGTATTGAAGCTTTTATTTCATACGAAGATCACGTTCTTGCCGTGAACTCAAGTAATATAATGCCACAGTGGGGAAGGCATGGTATATCGACCATTAGCGTCAAATTTTCCACAAAGGATTTGGAAGAGGATCAAAGGGAGGTAAAGGATTGGGTCTTGGAGGATATCAggaaagatagagagaatggGGTAGTGATTTTTGGCATGGAGATAGTCGTATGGACTCGAGGATACAAGAGGTCCTTTTGGGCTCGTTGTCCTAATCTCAAAGTTGATTTTAATCAGCCAGAGTGGGAGGCTGCTTGGCCCAGACGTTGCCATGTTTCTAAATGGTACCATCCTTTAAATACATTGTATAGATAG